A region of Pseudomonas sp. Marseille-Q3773 DNA encodes the following proteins:
- a CDS encoding PACE efflux transporter produces MQGKARKIVQAILYEAIAVACVAPALELAFGAGMAQSTVLSVLMSAIAMSWNMAYNWVFERWEARQRRRERTFLRRLLHALGFEGGLVLILLPLVAYWLDVSLWAALLTNLALFVFFFVYAFVFQWGFDKVFDVPLSAQQAKC; encoded by the coding sequence ATGCAAGGCAAGGCACGCAAGATCGTCCAGGCCATTCTCTACGAAGCCATCGCCGTCGCCTGCGTGGCGCCCGCGCTGGAACTGGCGTTCGGCGCCGGCATGGCACAGTCGACCGTGCTCTCGGTGCTGATGTCGGCCATCGCGATGAGCTGGAACATGGCCTACAACTGGGTCTTCGAGCGCTGGGAGGCGCGCCAGCGCCGACGTGAGCGCACCTTCCTGCGACGCCTGCTGCACGCCCTGGGCTTCGAAGGCGGGTTGGTGCTGATTCTGCTGCCGCTGGTGGCCTACTGGCTGGATGTCAGCCTGTGGGCGGCGCTGCTGACCAACCTGGCGTTGTTCGTGTTCTTCTTCGTCTATGCGTTTGTCTTCCAGTGGGGCTTCGACAAGGTATTCGATGTGCCGCTTTCGGCGCAGCAGGCGAAGTGTTGA
- the nrfB gene encoding cyclic di-3',5'-guanylate-activated glycosyltransferase NrfB, protein MSLAFIDFLTYVLFGLKILAIILASLMFLLGLDDLFIDLCFWGRKLIRRFRIYDKYEKADEKRLFEVPEKPLAIMVPAWNEVGVVGEMARLAASTIDYENYQIFVGTYPNDPQTQADVDAVCLHYPNVHKVVCARPGPTSKADCLNNIIDALLRFQQDAGIEFAGFILHDAEDVISPMELRLFNYLLPNKDMIQIPVYPYAPEWRGFTAGHYVDEFAENHGKDVIVREALTGQVPSAGVGTCFSRRAIAALLEDGDGIAFDVQSLTEDYDIGFRLKQKGMKCIFARYSITDPALTLKQEWRPGMSREFSQVICVREHFPRDWQHAIRQKSRWIVGIVFQGTSNLGWSRKGALNYFLWRDRRGLFAYLLSFLVNLLLLVLLAMWLVTVIAPESWRFMSILDDSPLLAALLWLNGLLLVNRLFQRAWFVTRFYGIGEGLLSAPRMMWSNFVNFFANLRALRQVMEMGDSRRVAWDKTTHEFPAIAAPARTPLGQRLVAKGLISDEQLQQAITSPVRRRLGRELLLRGWLDSEQLVATLAEQLDLPWAPLNPFKLDPQLIAKLPRKLATHYGVLPVDEDGNTLILASESPVSQVSLGVISRQLKRPVSARLAPQGRVTLGLRYHYPSPWQKPETREMLAVLERNQDDEALLERVSQHQVMLGALLQVRGMVPVTLFNQALIDFNPEQQSLGEYLITRGIITEQVLQQALIEQASEQQAAFDLTREVA, encoded by the coding sequence ATGAGCCTGGCGTTCATCGACTTTCTGACCTACGTGCTGTTCGGCCTGAAGATCCTCGCGATCATTCTGGCCTCGCTGATGTTCCTGCTTGGCCTGGATGACCTGTTCATCGATCTGTGCTTCTGGGGCCGCAAGCTGATCCGGCGCTTTCGTATCTATGACAAATACGAAAAGGCCGATGAGAAGCGCCTGTTCGAAGTGCCGGAAAAACCCTTGGCCATCATGGTCCCGGCCTGGAATGAAGTGGGCGTTGTAGGAGAAATGGCGCGCCTTGCCGCCTCGACCATCGACTACGAGAATTACCAGATCTTCGTCGGCACCTACCCCAATGACCCGCAAACCCAGGCCGATGTCGACGCGGTGTGCCTGCACTACCCCAATGTCCACAAGGTGGTCTGCGCGCGCCCCGGTCCCACCAGCAAGGCTGACTGCCTGAACAACATCATCGACGCCCTGCTGCGCTTCCAGCAGGATGCCGGCATCGAGTTCGCCGGTTTCATCCTGCACGACGCCGAAGACGTGATCTCGCCCATGGAGCTGCGCCTGTTCAACTACCTGCTGCCGAACAAGGACATGATCCAGATCCCGGTGTACCCCTATGCACCGGAATGGAGAGGCTTCACCGCTGGCCACTATGTCGACGAGTTTGCCGAGAATCATGGCAAGGACGTGATCGTGCGCGAAGCCCTGACCGGCCAGGTACCGAGTGCCGGCGTGGGTACCTGTTTCAGCCGCCGCGCCATCGCCGCGCTGCTCGAGGATGGCGACGGCATCGCCTTCGACGTGCAGAGCCTCACCGAAGACTACGATATCGGCTTTCGCCTGAAGCAAAAGGGCATGAAGTGCATTTTCGCCCGCTATTCCATCACCGACCCGGCGCTGACCCTGAAGCAGGAATGGCGCCCGGGGATGAGCCGCGAATTCTCCCAGGTGATCTGCGTACGCGAGCATTTCCCGCGCGACTGGCAACATGCCATTCGGCAGAAGTCGCGGTGGATCGTCGGCATCGTCTTCCAGGGCACCAGTAACCTTGGCTGGAGCCGCAAGGGCGCCCTCAACTACTTCCTCTGGCGTGACCGCCGCGGGCTGTTCGCCTACCTGCTGAGCTTCCTGGTCAACCTGTTGCTGCTGGTGCTGCTGGCCATGTGGCTGGTCACGGTGATCGCGCCAGAGTCATGGCGCTTCATGTCCATCCTCGATGACAGCCCGCTGTTGGCCGCCTTGCTGTGGCTGAACGGACTGCTGCTGGTCAACCGCCTGTTCCAGCGCGCCTGGTTCGTCACCCGCTTCTATGGTATCGGCGAGGGCCTGCTGTCGGCGCCGCGGATGATGTGGAGCAACTTCGTCAACTTCTTCGCCAACTTGCGCGCCTTGCGCCAGGTCATGGAAATGGGCGACTCGCGGCGCGTGGCCTGGGACAAGACCACCCACGAATTTCCTGCCATTGCCGCGCCGGCCCGCACCCCGCTAGGCCAACGCCTGGTAGCCAAGGGCCTGATCAGCGACGAACAGCTGCAACAGGCGATCACCAGCCCGGTACGCCGGCGCCTGGGCCGCGAGCTGCTGCTGCGTGGCTGGCTGGACAGCGAACAGCTGGTAGCGACCTTGGCCGAACAACTCGACCTGCCCTGGGCACCGCTCAACCCGTTCAAGCTTGACCCACAACTGATCGCCAAACTGCCACGCAAGCTGGCGACCCACTATGGCGTGCTACCGGTGGACGAAGACGGCAACACGCTGATTCTGGCCAGCGAAAGCCCGGTCAGCCAGGTGTCGCTGGGGGTCATAAGCCGCCAACTGAAACGTCCGGTCAGCGCCCGCCTGGCGCCACAGGGCCGGGTAACCCTGGGCCTGCGCTATCACTACCCGAGCCCCTGGCAAAAGCCGGAAACCCGCGAGATGCTGGCCGTACTGGAACGCAACCAGGACGACGAAGCGCTGCTGGAACGGGTCAGCCAGCACCAGGTGATGCTGGGTGCCCTGCTGCAGGTGCGCGGCATGGTACCGGTCACCCTGTTCAACCAGGCGCTGATCGACTTCAACCCCGAACAGCAAAGCCTCGGCGAATACCTGATCACCCGCGGCATCATCACCGAGCAGGTGCTGCAACAGGCCCTGATCGAACAGGCCAGCGAACAGCAGGCCGCCTTTGACCTGACCCGGGAGGTGGCATGA
- the ilvA gene encoding threonine ammonia-lyase, biosynthetic, whose translation MTSLNVSPRTSSSVQQLLSEQVRRILSAPVYDLAIETPLQAAPALSASLGNQVLLKREDLQPTFSFKIRGAYTRLSRLSPVQRERGVITASAGNHAQGVALAAARLGLKATIVMPTTTPSLKVEGVRSRGGHVVLHGESFPHALAHALKLADNEGATFVPPFDDPDVIAGQGTVAMEILRQHPGALDAIFVPVGGGGLIAGIAAYVKYLRPEVQVIGVEPEDSNCLQAAMAAGERVVLPQVGTFADGVAVAQVGAHCFELCRHFVDEVLTVSSDELCAAIKDIYDDTRSITEPSGALAVAGIKKYVARRGVQGQTLVAIDSGANVNFDRLRHVAERAELGEQREAIIAVTIPEQPGSFRAFCQALGKRQITEFNYRYYPGKEARLFVGVQTHPLHDPRERLLASLREQGYSVLDLTDNELAKLHVRHTVGGHAAPGADERVLRFEFPERPGALLGFLERLGKQWNISLFHYRNHGAAEARVFAALEVPSDELAGLPLALDEMGYRYWDETDNPAYQLFLG comes from the coding sequence ATGACCAGCCTCAACGTCAGCCCTCGTACCTCGTCCAGCGTGCAGCAACTGCTGTCGGAGCAGGTGCGCCGTATCCTGTCCGCGCCCGTGTACGACCTGGCCATCGAGACGCCTTTGCAGGCCGCCCCTGCGTTGTCGGCGAGCCTTGGCAACCAGGTGCTGCTCAAGCGTGAAGACCTGCAACCGACCTTTTCGTTCAAGATCCGCGGTGCCTACACGCGTCTTTCGCGTCTGAGCCCAGTACAGCGCGAACGCGGGGTGATCACCGCGTCGGCGGGCAACCATGCCCAGGGCGTAGCCCTGGCGGCCGCGCGCCTGGGCCTGAAGGCCACTATCGTCATGCCCACCACCACACCGTCACTCAAGGTGGAGGGCGTGCGTTCGCGCGGTGGGCATGTGGTGCTGCACGGCGAGAGCTTCCCGCATGCCTTGGCCCACGCGCTGAAACTGGCTGACAACGAAGGCGCCACCTTCGTGCCACCGTTCGACGACCCGGATGTGATTGCCGGGCAAGGCACCGTGGCCATGGAAATCCTCCGCCAGCACCCGGGTGCGCTGGACGCGATCTTCGTCCCGGTCGGTGGTGGCGGGCTGATCGCTGGCATTGCCGCCTACGTGAAGTACCTGCGCCCGGAAGTGCAGGTGATTGGCGTCGAGCCGGAAGATTCCAACTGCCTGCAGGCCGCCATGGCCGCTGGCGAGCGGGTGGTCCTGCCGCAGGTCGGCACCTTCGCCGATGGTGTGGCGGTGGCGCAGGTGGGAGCCCATTGCTTCGAGCTGTGCCGGCATTTCGTCGATGAGGTACTGACCGTGAGCAGCGATGAGCTGTGCGCGGCGATCAAGGACATCTACGACGACACCCGTTCCATCACCGAACCGTCCGGAGCCCTGGCTGTGGCCGGAATCAAGAAGTACGTGGCGCGCCGAGGCGTGCAGGGGCAGACCCTGGTGGCGATCGATTCCGGCGCCAACGTCAATTTCGACCGCCTGCGCCATGTCGCCGAGCGTGCCGAGCTGGGTGAACAGCGCGAGGCCATCATCGCCGTGACCATCCCCGAGCAGCCCGGTAGCTTCCGTGCCTTCTGCCAGGCGCTGGGCAAGCGGCAGATCACTGAGTTCAACTACCGCTACTATCCTGGCAAGGAGGCGCGCCTGTTCGTGGGGGTACAGACCCACCCGCTGCACGACCCGCGCGAACGACTGCTGGCCAGCTTGCGCGAGCAGGGCTACAGCGTACTGGACCTGACCGACAACGAACTGGCCAAGCTGCACGTACGCCATACCGTGGGTGGCCACGCCGCACCGGGTGCTGACGAGCGGGTGCTGCGTTTCGAGTTCCCGGAGCGCCCGGGGGCCTTGCTGGGCTTCCTGGAGCGATTGGGCAAGCAGTGGAACATCAGCCTGTTCCACTACCGCAACCATGGGGCGGCGGAGGCACGGGTGTTCGCGGCGTTGGAAGTGCCGAGTGATGAATTGGCAGGCCTGCCGCTGGCACTGGATGAGATGGGGTACCGCTATTGGGACGAGACCGACAACCCGGCGTACCAGCTGTTTCTTGGCTGA
- a CDS encoding VOC family protein produces the protein MAARPIPEGQHSITPYLAINDAAKAIEFYKKAFGAVEMFRLDAPDGRVGHAELKIGDSSLMLGDPCDMEGGLTASQKLGGAGVGLHLYVEDSDKVYAQALAAGATQLNAVTDQFYGDRSGTLKDPFGNIWFVSTHKEDLTPDEIRARAAKLFGGN, from the coding sequence ATGGCAGCCAGACCCATTCCTGAAGGCCAGCACAGCATCACCCCGTACCTGGCCATCAACGATGCCGCCAAGGCCATCGAGTTCTACAAGAAGGCCTTCGGTGCCGTCGAGATGTTCCGCCTCGACGCCCCGGATGGCCGCGTTGGCCATGCCGAACTGAAGATCGGTGACTCGTCACTGATGCTTGGCGATCCCTGCGACATGGAAGGCGGCCTCACCGCCAGCCAGAAGCTCGGCGGCGCAGGCGTCGGCTTGCACCTGTATGTCGAGGACAGCGACAAGGTGTACGCCCAGGCCCTGGCAGCCGGCGCCACCCAGCTGAACGCAGTGACGGACCAGTTCTACGGCGACCGCAGCGGCACCCTCAAAGATCCGTTCGGTAATATCTGGTTCGTGTCCACCCACAAGGAAGATCTGACCCCTGACGAAATTCGCGCCCGCGCCGCGAAGCTGTTCGGCGGCAACTGA